The Solanum pennellii chromosome 11, SPENNV200 genome contains a region encoding:
- the LOC107004981 gene encoding uncharacterized protein LOC107004981, producing the protein METDILIQLAILLFTLGIFYTIYNFPKQALTRLRSKTRSTNQANSHFIKGAQFLSRAKSNRSKKSISFNLAKLAAGEADKALSIDPKDPAAHILKALSLDLIGHKLSALRSLDSALSPPAVKLLSGGERADALLKRAELLVALNRKRRVDSALMDLLEAVKLSCSDRAKAFCLLGQCYEIKGLKMEANNAFEEALKVEPDLVSAREGLGRLR; encoded by the coding sequence atggaaacaGACATACTGATTCAGCTAGCTATCCTTCTTTTCACTCTCGGAATTTTCTATACCATTTATAATTTCCCCAAACAAGCCTTAACCCGACTCCGATCAAAAACCCGATCCACAAACCAAGCCAATTCCCATTTCATCAAAGGCGCTCAATTCCTCTCCCGTGCAAAATCAAATCGGAGCAAAAAAAGCATCTCCTTCAACCTCGCTAAACTCGCCGCCGGCGAAGCTGATAAAGCTTTATCGATCGATCCTAAAGATCCAGCAGCTCATATTCTCAAAGCTTTATCACTCGATCTAATCGGACACAAACTCTCCGCTTTAAGATCGTTGGATTCCGCCTTATCTCCGCCAGCAGTGAAGTTGTTGTCCGGCGGTGAAAGAGCGGATGCGTTGCTGAAACGGGCGGAGTTACTGGTGGCGTTGAACCGGAAGAGACGGGTTGATTCGGCTTTAATGGATCTATTAGAAGCTGTAAAATTGAGTTGTTCGGATCGGGCTAAGGCCTTTTGTTTGTTGGGCCAATGTTATGAGATTAAGGGCTTAAAAATGGAGGCCAATAATGCTTTTGAAGAGGCTCTAAAGGTTGAGCCTGATTTGGTTTCGGCTCGCGAGGGATTGGGCCGATTAAGATAA
- the LOC107004106 gene encoding putative UDP-rhamnose:rhamnosyltransferase 1, with translation METQLVKSIANGDESNTKKLHIVMFPWLAFGHIIPFLELSKFIARKGHKISFISTPRNIDRLPKIPSEFSNSITFVKIPLAKIDGLPKDAEATIDIITSEEMTYLKKAMDGMEKDVTNFLENNCPDWIIQDFAQYWLAPISTRLGISRIFYSIINAWFLSFLGSFENMINTNNCTSPPKLEDFLVPPRWIPFETKAAYRLHEARWMVESSQKNVSGVSDMYRNGVTIEGADAIIIRHCHEFEGQWLKLLEDLHHMPVLPTGLMPPIVESSSDEKNESWISIKQWLDEKPKGSVVYVALGSEVTVGQSGINELARGLELSGSPFFWVLRKLSGLGNIDPIVLPDGFEERTKGQGIVWKSWAPQLKILSHESVGGFLTHCGWSSTIEGLIFGLPLIMLPFLVDQGLNARILRDEGVGVEVPRNEEGGTYTSDSVVNSVKLVMVENDGKIIREKAKEMSSIFGNKELHDKYIENLINFLENHKK, from the coding sequence ATGGAAACTCAACTTGTCAAATCCATAGCCAATGGAGATGAAAGTAATACTAAAAAGCTTCACATAGTTATGTTTCCATGGTTAGCTTTTGGTCATATTATTCCATTTCTTGAACTTTCCAAATTCATAGCTCGAAAGGGTcataaaatttcttttatttcgaCTCCAAGAAACATTGATCGTCTCCCAAAAATCCCTTCTGAATTCTCTAATTCCATAACTTTTGTAAAAATTCCACTTGCTAAAATAGATGGCTTACCAAAAGATGCTGAGGCCACTATTGATATTATAACAAGTGAAGAAATGACTTATCTAAAAAAAGCAATGGATGGTATGGAAAAAGATGTGACTAATTTCTTAGAGAATAATTGTCCTGATTGGATTATTCAAGATTTTGCACAATATTGGTTGGCTCCAATTTCAACAAGATTAGGTATATCAAGAATTTtctatagtatcatcaatgcTTGGTTCCTTTCCTTCCTTGGTTCCTTTGAGAACATGATCAACACCAACAATTGTACTTCACCACCTAAGTTGGAGGATTTTTTggtaccaccaaggtggatccCATTTGAGACAAAGGCGGCGTATCGCCTCCATGAGGCGCGGTGGATGGTGGAGTCTAGTCAAAAGAATGTATCTGGCGTTTCAGACATGTATCGTAATGGTGTCACGATTGAAGGTGCAGATGCTATTATTATTCGTCATTGTCATGAGTTTGAGGGTCAGTGGTTGAAGTTACTTGAGGATTTGCATCATATGCCCGTGCTTCCAACGGGGTTGATGCCACCTATAGTGGAAAGTAGTAGcgatgaaaaaaatgaatcttgGATATCGATTAAACAATGGTTAGATGAGAAACCAAAAGGTTCAGTGGTTTATGTAGCTCTAGGAAGTGAAGTAACGGTTGGTCAGAGTGGAATCAATGAGCTAGCTCGTGGGTTGGAGTTATCAGGGTCACCGTTCTTTTGGGTCTTAAGGAAGTTATCGGGGTTGGGAAATATCGACCCAATTGTGCTACCCGATGGTTTTGAGGAAAGAACTAAAGGTCAAGGCATAGTATGGAAGAGTTGGGCGCCTCAGCTGAAGATACTGAGTCATGAATCAGTTGGTGGATTCTTGACTCATTGTGGATGGAGCTCGACTATAGAAGGGCTTATTTTTGGTCTTCCGTTGATTATGTTACCTTTTTTGGTTGATCAAGGACTAAACGCTAGAATCCTACGGGACGAAGGGGTCGGTGTAGAAGTACCACGAAACGAAGAGGGCGGGACCTATACGAGTGACTCGGTGGTAAACTCAGTGAAGCTAGTAATGGTGGAAAATGATGGAAAGATAATTCGAGAGAAAGCTAAAGAAATGAGTTCCATATTTGGTAACAAAGAGCTTCATGATAAGTATATAGAAAATCTTATTAATTTCTTGGAAAatcataaaaagtaa
- the LOC107003116 gene encoding putative UDP-rhamnose:rhamnosyltransferase 1 → MANGDENNTKKLHIVMFPWLAFGHIIPFLELSKFIARKGHKISFISTPRNIDRLPKIPSEFSNSITFVKIPLAKVDGLPKDAEATMDITSEEIIYLKKAMDGMENEVTNFLENNCPDWIIQDFAQYWLAPISTRLGISRIFYSIINAWFLSFLGSFENMINTNNCTSPPKLEDFLVPPRWIPFETKAAYRLHEARWMVESSQKNVSGVSDMYRNGVTIEGADAIIIRHCHEFEGQWLKLLEDLHHMPVLPTGLMPPIVETSSDEKNEFWISIKEWLDEKPKGSVVYVALGSEVTVGQSEINELASGLELSWSPFFWVLRKPSGSRNKDPIELPDGFEERTKGRGIVWKSWVPQLKILSHESIGGFLTHCGWSSIIEGLMFGHSLIMLPFLVDQGLNARIIEDKGVGIEVPRNEEDGSYTSNSVANSVKLAMVNNDGKLIREKAKELSSIFSNKELHDKYIENLINFLEDYKKNQ, encoded by the coding sequence ATGGCCAATGGAGatgaaaataatactaaaaagCTCCACATAGTTATGTTTCCATGGCTAGCTTTTGGTCATATCATCCCATTTCTTgaactttcaaaattcataGCTCGAAAGGGCCACAAAATTTCGTTTATTTCAACTCCAAGAAACATTGACCGTCTCCCGAAAATTCCCTCTGAATTTTCTAATTCCATAACTTTTGTAAAAATTCCACTTGCTAAAGTTGATGGCTTACCAAAAGATGCTGAGGCCACTATGGATATAACAAGTGAAGAAattatttatctaaaaaaaGCAATGGATGGTATGGAAAATGAAGTGACAAATTTCTTGGAGAACAATTGTCCTGATTGGATTATTCAAGACTTTGCACAATATTGGTTGGCTCCAATTTCAACAAGATTAGGTATATCAAGAATTTtctatagtatcatcaatgcTTGGTTCCTTTCCTTCCTTGGTTCCTTTGAGAACATGATCAACACCAACAATTGTACTTCACCACCAAAGTTGGAGGATTTTTTggtaccaccaaggtggatccCATTTGAAACAAAGGCGGCGTATCGCCTCCATGAGGCGCGGTGGATGGTGGAGTCTAGTCAAAAGAATGTATCTGGCGTTTCAGACATGTATCGTAATGGTGTCACGATTGAAGGTGCAGATGCTATTATTATTCGTCATTGTCATGAGTTTGAGGGTCAGTGGTTGAAGTTACTAGAGGATTTGCATCATATGCCCGTGCTTCCAACGGGGTTGATGCCACCTATAGTGGAAACTAGTAGcgatgaaaaaaatgaattttggaTATCGATTAAAGAATGGTTAGATGAGAAACCAAAAGGTTCAGTGGTTTATGTAGCTCTAGGAAGTGAAGTGACGGTTGGTCAGAGTGAAATCAATGAGCTAGCTAGTGGGTTGGAGTTATCATGGTCACCGTTCTTTTGGGTCTTAAGGAAGCCATCTGGTTCAAGAAATAAGGACCCCATTGAGCTACCAGATGGTTTTGAGGAAAGAACCAAAGGTCGAGGCATAGTATGGAAGAGTTGGGTACCCCAATTGAAGATACTGAGTCATGAATCAATTGGTGGATTCTTGACTCATTGTGGCTGGAGTTCGATTATAGAAGGGTTAATGTTTGGTCATTCGTTGATTATGTTACCGTTTTTAGTTGATCAAGGATTGAACGCTAGAATTATTGAAGATAAAGGGGTTGGTATCGAAGTACCAAGAAACGAAGAAGACGGGTCCTATACGAGCAACTCGGTAGCAAACTCAGTGAAGCTAGCAATGGTGAATAATGATGGAAAGTTAATTCGAGAGAAAGCAAAGGAATTGAGTTCCATATTTAGTAACAAAGAGCTTCATGATAAGtatattgaaaatttgattaatttcttggaagattataaaaaaaatcaataa
- the LOC107004980 gene encoding receptor-like cytosolic serine/threonine-protein kinase RBK1: MEGESVVQIPKNGGKEEIKSQEVEKEQEEVEITISSGEKNEKKENNEQLSPRAVLEISISGTSDSDNSSISSGERSRSFGSSPSPVGEKSSVSDGSGSGGGGGGGEETGQGLRFKNLFDQMKRKSIRRLSAIPLLVGYENLLAKKNIKRKLLSRIRSAEEETIDCHDFVVPKPSWRNFSLDELAQATDNFTQDNLIGKGGHAEVYKGHLQDGQVVAVKKITKKEKNDEDRVGDFLSELGIIAHINNTNAAKLIGFSVDGGLHLVLQYLHHGSLASVLHGREECLEWKIRYKVAVGVAEGLRYLHCDCQRRIIHRDITASNILLTEDYEPQISDFGLAKWLPEKWVHHIVSPIEGTFGYMAPEYFMHGIVHEKTDVFAFGVLLLELITGRRAVDSSRQSLVMSAKPLLEQNNVKELADPRLGDAYDVVEMKRAMFTASTCIHHLPNMRPNMIRAVQLLKGENLPIDMKQKSTGGRALMLDACDLEDYSSTTYLKDLNRHMQLVME, encoded by the exons ATGGAag GTGAAAGTGTGGTACAAATTCCAAAAAATGGAGggaaagaagaaataaaaagccAAGAAGTAGAAAAGGAACAAGAAGAAGTGGAAATTACAATTTCATCCGgtgaaaaaaatgagaaaaaagaaaacaacgAGCAGTTATCGCCAAGGGCAGTATTGGAAATATCCATATCAGGTACATCGGATTCCGATAACAGTAGTATCAGCTCCGGCGAAAGAAGCCGTAGCTTCGGTTCATCTCCGTCTCCCGTCGGCGAAAAATCGTCCGTATCCGACGGATCCGGCAGCGGCGGCGGCGGCGGTGGTGGAGAAGAAACAGGGCAAGGGTTGAGATTTAAGAATTTGTTCGATCAGATGAAGAGAAAATCGATTCGGAGATTATCGGCGATTCCATTATTAGTGGgttatgaaaatttattagcGAAGAAGAATATAAAGAGGAAATTACTGTCGAGAATTCGAAGTGCTGAAGAAGAAACGATTGATTGCCATGATTTCGTTGTTCCGAAGCCATCATGGAGGAATTTTAGCCTTGATGAACTTGCTCAAGCTACTGATAATTTTACTCAAG ATAACTTAATCGGCAAAGGAGGACATGCAGAAGTGTACAAAGGACATTTACAAGATGGTCAAGTTGTTGCTGTCAAGAAAAttacaaagaaagaaaagaatgacGAGGATAGAGTTGGAGACTTCTTGTCTGAGCTAGGAATCATTGCTCATATCAACAACACTAATGCTGCTAAGTTAATTGGTTTTAGTGTTGATGGTGGTTTGCACCTTGTTCTTCAGTACTTGCACCATGGCAGCCTCGCTTCCGTACTACACG GTAGAGAAGAGTGTCTTGAATGGAAAATAAGATATAAAGTGGCGGTTGGCGTAGCTGAAGGATTACGTTATCTTCACTGTGATTGCCAAAGGCGCATAATCCATAGAGATATTACAGCCTCAAACATTCTTCTAACCGAAGATTATGAACCTCAG ATATCTGATTTTGGACTAGCAAAGTGGCTGCCAGAAAAATGGGTTCATCATATAGTTTCTCCTATTGAAGGCACTTTCGG ATATATGGCACCAGAGTATTTTATGCACGGGATTGTTCATGAGAAGACCGATGTATTTGCCTTTGGTGTTCTGCTATTGGAGCTTATAACTGGTCGTCGTGCTGTTGATTCATCTAGACAGAGTCTAGTAATGTCG GCAAAACCACTGCTGGAACAGAACAATGTCAAGGAATTAGCGGACCCTCGTCTAGGAGATGCTTATGATGTTGTTGAGATGAAACGAGCTATGTTTACAGCTTCTACATGCATTCATCACTTGCCAAACATGCGTCCCAACATGATACGG GCTGTTCAGCTATTGAAAGGCGAGAACTTACCAATAGACATGAAGCAGAAATCGACAGGAGGAAGAGCATTGATGCTAGATGCTTGTGATTTAGAAGATTACAGTAGCACAACTTATCTCAAGGATCTCAATCGTCATATGCAGCTCGTTATGGAGTAA
- the LOC107003573 gene encoding LOW QUALITY PROTEIN: putative UDP-rhamnose:rhamnosyltransferase 1 (The sequence of the model RefSeq protein was modified relative to this genomic sequence to represent the inferred CDS: deleted 3 bases in 2 codons), whose protein sequence is MAKGNESNTKKLHIVMFPWLAFGHIIPFLELSKFIARKGHKISFISTPKNIDRLPKLPSEFSNSMRRGGWWSLVKNVSGVSDFYRVGVTINRADAIIIRHCNEFEGQWLKLLEDLHHTPVLPTGLMPSIVKTSTDEKNESWLSIEEWLDRNQKGLVVYVALGSEVTITQSEINELARGLELSGSPFFWVLRKPTGSGNIDPIELPNGFEERTKDRGIVWNSWVPQLKILSHESIGGFLTHYGWGSTIEGLMFGHPLIMLPFLCDQGLNARILEDKEDGSYTSDSVAHSVKLVMIGNDGKIIREKAKEREEL, encoded by the exons ATGGCTAAAGGAAATGAAAGTAACACTAAAAAGCTTCACATAGTTATGTTTCCATGGTTAGCTTTTGGTCATATCATCCCATTTCTTGAACTTTCCAAATTCATAGCTCGAAAGGGTCACAAAATTTCGTTTATTTCAACTCCAAAAAATATTGATCGTCTTCCAAAACTTCCCTCTGAATTTTCTAATTCCATGAGGCGCGGTGGATGGTGGAGTCTAGT AAAGAATGTATCTGGCGTTTCAGATTTTTATCGCGTTGGTGTCACTATTAATAGAGCAGATGCTATTATTATTCGTCATTGTAATGAGTTTGAAGGTCAGTGGTTGAAATTACTAGAGGATTTGCATCATACACCCGTGCTTCCTACGGGATTGATGCCATCTATAGTGAAAACTAGTACcgatgaaaaaaatgaatcttgGTTATCGATTGAAGAGTGGTTAGAT AGAAACCAAAAAGGTTTGGTTGTTTACGTAGCCCTAGGAAGTGAAGTGACGATTACTCAGAGTGAGATCAACGAGCTAGCTCGTGGGTTGGAGTTATCTGGATCACCGTTCTTTTGGGTCTTGAGAAAGCCCACTGGGTCAGGAAATATTGACCCCATTGAGCTACCAAATGGTTTTGAGGAAAGAACCAAAGATCGAGGCATAGTATGGAACAGTTGGGTACCTCAGTTGAAGATACTGAGTCATGAATCGATTGGGGGATTCTTGACTCATTATGGATGGGGCTCGACTATAGAAGGGCTTATGTTCGGTCATCCATTGATTATGCTACCATTTTTGTGCGATCAAGGACTGAATGCTAGAATTCTAGAAGACAAAGAGGACGGGTCCTACACGAGCGATTCAGTGGCCCACTCAGTGAAATTAGTAATGATAGGAAATGATGGAAAGATAATTCGAGAGAAagcaaaagaaagggaagaacta